In one Spirosoma rigui genomic region, the following are encoded:
- a CDS encoding zinc-binding alcohol dehydrogenase family protein, producing the protein MQTLTLTTPGEFSLTDTPSPSALQPDEALVRVHRVGICGTDLHAYRGRQPFFNYPRILGHELGVEVLALGSTSSSLRVGDRCAVEPYLNCGHCIACRRGKSNCCVNLQVLGVHIDGGMRELLVLPTSKLHVSNTLSFEQLALVETLGIGAHAVERANPQANDTVLVIGAGPIGLAVLESLRPLGCAVTVADREEKRLAFVRSQFTDVATVLATDALAEQLPGAFGGELPTVVFDATGNPASMNQGIHYVASGGTLVFVGLFQGDLVIADPLFHRKEITLLASRNAQPHTFRHLIDRMERGDLNTAPWITHQASLADVTAQFPGWLDPANGVVKALVTV; encoded by the coding sequence ATGCAAACACTCACGTTGACCACTCCGGGCGAATTCAGCCTGACAGATACCCCTTCACCGTCTGCCCTACAACCCGATGAAGCCCTTGTACGGGTACACCGGGTTGGCATTTGTGGTACCGACCTGCACGCGTACCGGGGGCGGCAGCCCTTTTTTAATTACCCCCGCATCCTGGGGCACGAACTGGGGGTTGAAGTGCTGGCCCTTGGCAGCACTAGTAGTTCCCTCCGCGTGGGCGACCGCTGTGCCGTAGAACCTTACCTTAACTGCGGCCATTGCATTGCCTGCCGCCGGGGCAAATCCAACTGCTGCGTTAATCTGCAGGTACTAGGCGTTCACATCGACGGTGGAATGCGTGAATTGCTTGTTCTGCCAACCAGTAAACTGCACGTATCCAATACACTATCTTTTGAACAGCTGGCACTGGTTGAGACACTGGGTATCGGCGCGCATGCCGTAGAGCGGGCCAATCCGCAAGCGAATGATACGGTACTGGTCATTGGCGCTGGGCCCATTGGGCTGGCAGTGCTGGAAAGTCTGCGACCGCTCGGCTGTGCAGTTACCGTAGCTGACCGCGAAGAGAAGCGGCTCGCGTTTGTACGTAGCCAGTTTACCGACGTAGCTACGGTACTGGCTACTGATGCCCTGGCTGAGCAACTCCCGGGGGCATTCGGGGGCGAACTGCCTACGGTGGTTTTCGATGCAACGGGTAACCCGGCGTCCATGAATCAGGGCATCCACTACGTAGCCTCGGGCGGAACGCTGGTATTTGTGGGTCTTTTTCAGGGCGATCTCGTCATTGCCGACCCTTTGTTTCACCGCAAGGAAATAACACTGCTGGCAAGTCGAAATGCACAGCCGCATACATTCAGGCACCTGATCGACCGGATGGAGCGGGGCGATCTGAATACGGCACCCTGGATCACACACCAGGCGTCTCTGGCCGACGTAACAGCTCAGTTTCCCGGTTGGCTCGACCCCGCCAATGGTGTTGTAAAAGCGCTGGTGACCGTGTAG
- a CDS encoding phytoene desaturase family protein: protein MSQRVLVIGAGFAGLAAATSLADKGYDVTILEKNATPGGRARVFQAQGFTFDMGPSWYWMPDVFETYFARFGRKPSDYYKLVQLNPSYTVIFGANDAVDLPAGVDKLEILFDQIEPGSGLRLREFLKQASYKYDVGIHKFVWKPSRSVTEFLSLKLLYDVTRLDIFQSFATHARKFFKHPRLLEIIEFPVLFLGATPENTPAMYSLMNYAEMAMGTWYPMGGMHEIVRAMVSLAEEKGVKILYNQNVQSIDIKKGTARQVTTDKGIFETDVIVAGADYNHVETKLVTPENRNYDDAYWSKRVMAPSSLLFYLGISKRVPRLQHHNLFFDEDFKIHAREIYETPRWPSKPLFYASAPSKTDPSIAPEGCENLFLLIPVAPDLTDDDATRERYFDMIMDRLEAYVGENVRDFIVYKRSYAHSDFKNDYNAFRGNAYGLANTLMQTALLKPSLKNKQVNNLFYTGQLTVPGPGVPPSLISGLVVADEVAKEFN from the coding sequence ATGTCCCAACGTGTTCTTGTAATAGGTGCCGGTTTTGCTGGTCTGGCGGCAGCTACCAGCCTGGCAGATAAAGGTTACGACGTTACCATCCTCGAAAAGAATGCTACCCCAGGTGGCCGGGCGCGTGTTTTCCAGGCCCAGGGCTTCACCTTCGACATGGGCCCCAGCTGGTACTGGATGCCCGACGTGTTTGAAACGTACTTCGCCCGATTCGGCAGAAAACCATCCGATTATTACAAGCTCGTTCAGTTGAACCCCTCCTATACGGTCATTTTTGGCGCTAATGATGCCGTTGACTTGCCTGCCGGTGTCGACAAGCTGGAAATCCTGTTCGATCAGATCGAACCCGGCAGCGGCCTTAGGCTGCGGGAATTTCTAAAGCAGGCATCGTACAAATATGATGTCGGTATTCACAAATTCGTGTGGAAGCCGAGCCGGTCGGTTACCGAATTTCTGAGCCTCAAGCTGCTCTACGATGTTACACGGCTGGACATCTTTCAGTCCTTTGCCACTCACGCCCGAAAATTTTTCAAACACCCCCGGCTGCTGGAAATCATCGAGTTTCCGGTACTGTTCCTCGGCGCTACGCCCGAGAATACACCCGCCATGTATAGCCTGATGAATTACGCCGAAATGGCGATGGGTACCTGGTATCCAATGGGCGGCATGCACGAAATTGTCCGGGCTATGGTGAGCCTGGCGGAAGAAAAAGGGGTCAAAATTCTGTACAACCAAAACGTGCAGTCAATTGACATAAAAAAGGGGACGGCCAGGCAGGTCACTACCGACAAAGGCATTTTCGAAACCGACGTGATTGTGGCGGGAGCTGATTATAACCACGTGGAGACAAAACTGGTGACACCCGAAAACCGAAACTATGACGACGCTTACTGGAGCAAGCGGGTTATGGCTCCTTCTTCGCTGCTGTTCTATTTAGGAATCAGCAAACGTGTTCCCCGACTACAACACCATAATCTGTTTTTCGACGAGGATTTTAAAATTCACGCCCGGGAAATTTACGAAACGCCCCGCTGGCCAAGTAAACCACTCTTCTACGCGTCGGCCCCGTCCAAGACTGATCCCAGCATTGCTCCCGAAGGCTGCGAAAATCTGTTCCTGCTCATACCCGTCGCGCCGGATCTGACCGACGACGACGCTACCCGTGAGCGCTACTTCGACATGATCATGGATCGACTCGAAGCGTATGTGGGCGAAAATGTGCGTGATTTCATCGTCTACAAGCGTAGCTACGCCCATAGTGATTTCAAAAATGATTATAATGCATTCCGGGGTAATGCCTATGGTTTGGCCAATACGCTTATGCAGACAGCCCTTCTTAAGCCGTCGCTTAAGAACAAACAGGTGAACAATCTGTTCTACACGGGTCAACTGACGGTTCCGGGCCCGGGTGTTCCGCCATCGCTCATATCCGGGTTGGTGGTTGCCGATGAGGTTGCCAAAGAATTTAATTAA
- the purB gene encoding adenylosuccinate lyase: MTLSALTAISPVDGRYRRQVDSLAPYFSEFGLIRYRVRIEVEYFIALCEWPIPQLSGVDPVQFPGLRSLYETFSEADAQRIKDIEKTTNHDVKAVEYFIKEKLKGSPVEPFLEFVHFGLTSQDINNTAIPLSLDEALNNEITPLYRQVYVRLQELASQWNDVPMLARTHGQPASPTRLGKELSVFVERLEKQLQLLDTIPTTAKFGGATGNFNAHTVAYPQEDWKQFGDRFVEGLGMVRSQFTTQIEHYDMMAATLDAFKRLNTILIDLNRDIWTYVSMNYFKQKLKEGEVGSSAMPHKVNPIDFENSEGNLGIANALFEHLSGKLPISRLQRDLTDSTVLRSLGVPFAHSVIALTSLLKGLGKLELNPAAIHADLEENWAVVAEGIQTVLRREGYPQPYEALKALTRTNYKITAEGIRQFIDELAVSDSVKAELRAITPFSYTGL, from the coding sequence ATGACCTTATCTGCACTGACGGCGATATCGCCCGTCGACGGCCGCTACCGGCGCCAAGTTGACTCCCTCGCTCCGTATTTCTCTGAATTCGGACTGATCCGTTACCGCGTTCGTATCGAAGTCGAGTACTTCATTGCACTGTGCGAATGGCCCATTCCCCAATTATCGGGTGTTGATCCGGTCCAGTTTCCGGGTTTGCGGTCGCTGTATGAAACGTTTTCCGAAGCTGATGCTCAGCGCATCAAGGATATCGAGAAGACAACGAATCACGATGTCAAAGCGGTTGAATATTTCATCAAAGAGAAATTGAAAGGATCGCCGGTAGAGCCCTTTCTGGAGTTTGTTCACTTCGGGCTCACTTCGCAGGATATAAACAATACGGCCATCCCGCTGTCGCTGGACGAAGCGCTCAACAACGAGATTACACCGTTGTACCGGCAGGTCTACGTGCGGCTTCAGGAACTGGCCAGCCAGTGGAACGACGTGCCGATGCTCGCCCGTACGCATGGTCAGCCGGCGTCGCCAACGCGGCTGGGGAAAGAGTTATCGGTGTTCGTTGAGCGGCTGGAAAAGCAGCTTCAGTTACTCGATACCATTCCAACCACGGCTAAATTCGGGGGGGCAACCGGAAACTTCAACGCGCATACCGTCGCGTATCCGCAGGAAGACTGGAAGCAGTTCGGCGATCGGTTTGTGGAGGGACTGGGTATGGTTCGCAGCCAGTTCACCACCCAGATCGAGCATTACGATATGATGGCCGCTACGCTCGATGCGTTCAAGCGACTCAACACGATTCTGATTGACCTGAACCGGGACATCTGGACGTATGTGTCGATGAATTACTTCAAGCAGAAGCTGAAAGAAGGAGAGGTTGGCTCATCGGCCATGCCACACAAGGTAAACCCTATCGATTTTGAGAACTCGGAGGGAAATCTGGGCATCGCCAACGCCCTGTTTGAGCACCTGTCGGGTAAATTGCCCATCTCCCGCCTGCAACGCGACCTGACCGACTCAACGGTACTACGTAGTCTGGGCGTACCTTTTGCCCACTCAGTCATTGCCCTAACGTCGTTGCTGAAAGGGCTGGGTAAGCTCGAACTAAATCCGGCGGCCATTCATGCCGACCTGGAAGAGAACTGGGCCGTTGTCGCCGAAGGTATTCAAACGGTTCTCCGGCGTGAGGGATACCCGCAGCCGTACGAAGCGCTCAAAGCACTGACCCGCACCAACTATAAAATAACGGCTGAAGGAATCCGCCAGTTTATCGATGAACTGGCTGTATCGGATAGCGTGAAGGCAGAGTTACGCGCGATCACGCCGTTTAGTTACACCGGGTTGTAG
- a CDS encoding RNA polymerase sigma factor, whose product MTAIEFTNHIGKVSKSLRPFALRLTKDVEDANDLLQDTLLKAFTNRDKYTDGTNLKAWLYTIMKNTFITNYQRMVRKNTFIDTTDNLHYINSMESSTDNMAYSSFAQDDINRAVNGLDDTYRTPFMMHFRGFKYHEIAAKLDIPIGTVKNRIHIARKELKDQLKVYAHYNA is encoded by the coding sequence ATGACCGCAATCGAATTCACCAATCATATCGGAAAAGTGTCCAAGTCGTTGCGTCCGTTCGCTCTCCGACTCACCAAAGATGTTGAAGATGCCAACGACCTGTTACAGGATACTTTGCTAAAGGCGTTCACCAATCGTGACAAGTACACGGATGGTACAAACCTGAAGGCATGGTTGTATACGATTATGAAAAATACATTCATCACCAACTATCAACGTATGGTGCGAAAAAATACATTCATTGATACAACGGATAACCTCCATTACATCAACTCAATGGAGAGCAGCACAGATAACATGGCGTACTCGTCGTTCGCACAGGACGATATCAACCGGGCCGTTAACGGACTGGACGATACCTACCGTACGCCATTCATGATGCACTTCCGCGGTTTCAAATACCATGAAATTGCTGCAAAGCTTGATATCCCCATCGGAACGGTGAAAAACAGAATTCACATCGCCCGGAAGGAATTAAAAGATCAACTGAAAGTATACGCTCATTACAATGCGTAA
- the proC gene encoding pyrroline-5-carboxylate reductase, whose translation MKIAIVGCGNMGMAFAKSFVQYDLVKQDNLLLIEKSADRSEALRAEKAGVVVDTISSRVGEVDLIILSVKPQDFNSVYESLRAVIQPKQLVLSIMAGIPIARIQEKLNHALVVRAMPNTPAMLGMGITGFTAAKEVDMTNLRRVENLINATGRSIFLDDESMLDAVTALSGSGPAYFYYVVKAMIDAGKQMGFDDAVSALLVKQTMLGSYHLINTADKSLDELIKAVASKGGTTEAALREFENGALADTLVSGIKAAQNRSTELSKG comes from the coding sequence ATGAAAATTGCAATCGTTGGCTGCGGCAACATGGGTATGGCCTTTGCCAAATCATTTGTCCAGTATGATCTGGTAAAGCAGGATAACCTGCTGCTCATTGAAAAAAGCGCCGACCGGTCGGAGGCTCTGCGTGCGGAGAAAGCAGGCGTTGTGGTTGATACGATCAGCAGCCGCGTCGGTGAGGTTGACCTGATTATACTGTCGGTAAAACCGCAGGATTTTAACAGCGTCTATGAGTCGCTGCGAGCCGTTATCCAGCCGAAACAGCTCGTTCTGTCAATCATGGCAGGCATACCGATTGCCCGGATTCAGGAAAAATTAAATCATGCGCTGGTCGTTAGAGCCATGCCCAATACCCCCGCCATGCTGGGTATGGGTATCACGGGCTTTACGGCGGCCAAAGAGGTAGACATGACCAACCTTCGCCGGGTCGAAAATCTGATCAACGCCACAGGACGGTCTATTTTTCTGGACGACGAATCCATGCTTGATGCCGTCACTGCGCTGAGCGGTAGCGGTCCGGCTTATTTCTACTACGTTGTGAAAGCCATGATCGATGCCGGAAAGCAGATGGGTTTTGATGATGCCGTTTCGGCCCTGCTTGTGAAACAAACCATGCTTGGCTCCTATCACCTGATCAATACCGCCGACAAGTCACTGGACGAGTTGATCAAGGCCGTAGCCTCCAAGGGCGGAACAACGGAAGCTGCCCTGCGGGAGTTTGAGAACGGCGCTCTCGCCGATACCCTGGTCTCCGGCATCAAAGCCGCTCAAAACCGGTCTACCGAATTATCGAAAGGGTAG
- the gatB gene encoding Asp-tRNA(Asn)/Glu-tRNA(Gln) amidotransferase subunit GatB gives MTAALPLSPNDQIESHQERFGEPDGSRPTGGSTQYEAVIGLEVHCQLLTNSKIFAADANAFGAEPNTNISVITLAHPGTLPKLNRKAVEYAVRMGLACNSTITRHNIFARKNYFYPDLPKGYQLSQDKGPVCVGGGVPVTAKDPETGQPYQTTIQLHHIHLEEDAGKSIHDGSDWTTQLDYNRAGTPLIEMVTEPCLRTADEAGQYLTEVRRLVRYLDICDGNMEEGSLRCDVNVSIRPKGATHLGTKVEVKNLNSIRNVMRAVDSEFKRQVELTESGGRIVQETRTFDAATGRSQSMREKETMNDYRYFPDPDLTPVIISDAWLAAIKAEMPMLPAERYQKFIQVYGLPEYDAAFLTDAKELAEYYESVCEETTNYKAVSNWIMGPVKGQLNEKTLRDRQFPVPAAQLAALITLIDAGTISQTAAQQVFALLVDAPTTSPIDLATTHGLIQNRNTDALQTLVEDVLATWPDKVELYRKGKKNLLGMFVGEVMKKSKGSADPKLVNQLVLKQLEAK, from the coding sequence ATGACTGCTGCGTTACCCCTTTCACCCAACGATCAGATCGAATCACACCAGGAACGCTTCGGCGAACCGGACGGCTCCCGGCCAACCGGCGGATCGACCCAGTACGAAGCCGTGATCGGGCTGGAAGTTCACTGCCAGTTGCTGACGAATAGCAAGATCTTTGCCGCCGATGCCAATGCGTTCGGCGCCGAGCCCAACACCAACATCAGCGTTATTACCCTGGCTCATCCGGGTACACTGCCCAAGTTGAACCGCAAAGCCGTTGAATACGCGGTGCGCATGGGTCTCGCCTGCAACAGTACGATTACGCGTCATAATATTTTTGCCCGTAAAAACTACTTCTACCCCGACCTGCCTAAAGGCTACCAGCTCTCGCAGGATAAAGGCCCGGTTTGCGTGGGTGGCGGAGTACCCGTAACCGCCAAGGACCCGGAAACAGGCCAACCTTACCAGACTACGATTCAGCTGCACCATATCCACCTGGAAGAGGATGCCGGCAAATCCATCCACGATGGCAGCGACTGGACCACGCAGCTGGATTACAACCGGGCGGGAACACCGTTGATCGAAATGGTTACTGAACCTTGCCTGCGTACCGCCGATGAAGCCGGTCAATACCTGACCGAAGTTCGTCGCCTGGTACGCTATCTGGACATCTGCGATGGTAATATGGAGGAAGGATCATTGCGCTGCGATGTGAACGTATCCATCCGGCCAAAAGGCGCCACGCATTTAGGCACGAAGGTTGAAGTGAAAAACCTGAATTCGATCCGGAACGTAATGCGTGCCGTCGATAGTGAATTTAAGCGGCAGGTTGAGCTGACTGAATCCGGTGGACGTATTGTTCAGGAGACCCGGACGTTCGACGCGGCCACCGGCCGGAGTCAGTCTATGCGGGAGAAGGAAACGATGAACGACTACCGGTACTTTCCTGATCCTGACCTGACACCAGTGATCATTTCAGATGCGTGGCTGGCCGCTATCAAAGCCGAAATGCCCATGCTGCCCGCTGAACGGTACCAGAAGTTTATTCAGGTATATGGATTGCCCGAATACGACGCAGCTTTCCTGACCGACGCCAAAGAACTGGCCGAGTATTACGAAAGCGTTTGCGAAGAAACGACTAATTACAAGGCGGTTTCAAACTGGATCATGGGGCCCGTAAAAGGGCAACTCAACGAAAAAACCCTGCGCGACCGGCAGTTTCCGGTACCAGCCGCGCAGCTGGCCGCTTTGATCACATTAATTGATGCCGGTACAATCAGTCAGACGGCAGCCCAGCAGGTGTTTGCCTTGCTGGTTGACGCCCCCACTACGTCACCAATCGATCTGGCAACGACCCACGGACTTATTCAGAATCGCAATACGGACGCATTGCAAACGTTGGTAGAAGATGTACTAGCTACTTGGCCGGACAAGGTAGAGTTGTACCGCAAGGGTAAGAAAAATTTACTTGGCATGTTTGTTGGCGAAGTAATGAAAAAATCAAAAGGATCAGCTGACCCAAAATTGGTTAATCAATTAGTATTAAAGCAACTGGAGGCAAAATGA
- a CDS encoding phytoene/squalene synthase family protein, which translates to MMALFNKTALECSKLITEHYSTSFTLGIKTLDRKFHLPIYAIYGFVRYADEIVDTFHDYDKKTLLARFKHDTYQAIEEGISLNPVLQSFQLVVRQYNIEHELIEAFLRSMEMDLYNQDYDADGYNEYIYGSAEVVGLMCLRVFCEGDCTDFDRLREPARKLGAAFQKVNFLRDLKSDFVDRGRTYFPGVDFNDFGRDTKQMIESDIQHDFDEAYIGIMNLPRGARMGVYLAYTYYQTLFNKIKQLPASQIQNERVRVPNPQKFALLAQTYLKYRLNVL; encoded by the coding sequence ATGATGGCGTTGTTCAATAAAACCGCACTGGAATGCAGTAAGCTGATTACTGAACATTACAGTACGTCGTTTACATTAGGCATCAAAACCCTCGACCGCAAATTTCACCTACCCATCTACGCCATTTATGGATTCGTTCGTTACGCCGACGAAATCGTAGATACGTTTCATGACTACGACAAAAAAACGTTGCTGGCCCGGTTCAAGCATGACACTTATCAGGCTATTGAAGAAGGCATCAGCCTGAATCCGGTCCTTCAATCGTTTCAACTGGTTGTTCGGCAGTATAACATCGAGCATGAACTGATTGAAGCGTTTCTGAGGAGTATGGAGATGGATCTTTACAATCAGGATTACGACGCCGATGGCTACAACGAGTACATTTACGGGTCGGCTGAGGTAGTTGGCCTAATGTGCCTGCGCGTTTTTTGCGAAGGCGACTGCACCGATTTTGACCGTTTGCGCGAACCCGCCCGTAAACTCGGGGCGGCTTTTCAGAAGGTAAATTTTTTGCGTGATCTGAAGAGCGATTTCGTTGATCGGGGGCGCACATACTTTCCCGGCGTCGACTTCAACGATTTCGGCCGCGATACCAAGCAGATGATCGAGAGCGACATCCAGCACGATTTCGATGAGGCTTACATCGGCATTATGAATCTACCGCGTGGTGCCCGGATGGGTGTGTATCTGGCCTATACGTACTATCAGACGCTATTCAACAAAATTAAACAGTTACCAGCCTCGCAGATTCAGAACGAACGAGTGCGGGTACCTAACCCGCAAAAATTTGCGCTGCTGGCTCAGACCTACCTGAAATACCGGCTCAACGTGCTTTGA
- a CDS encoding TlpA disulfide reductase family protein: protein MIRTLFLCLATVLSVSLSAQAQATKPFTIKGKVEKATPGSYVYLEANSQPTRRIDSTKIGADNTFTLKNQVAEGGEVLVLNVGGGQKLALLVEGGETLNVVADGYRMDAKTGQVGKGVVTGSKNMEYYEKLMALRTDMEKRVAAWNKQVAAATEKKDNKRIAQIEQEYNTAEQEVVNKVKAMLPEMGTSLVSLFALNFVNIDTDFDTYEALAQRFQKENPNSPHAKSLIGRVARIKGVMVGSAAPEITLSDTTGNAVALSSLRGKYVLIDFWASWCGPCRAENPNVVRMYNKFKDKGFTIYSVSLDKTKADWERAIRNDNLPWTHVSDLKFWQSAAAQQYGVQAIPATFLLDKEGKIIAKNLRGDALEQKLEEILK, encoded by the coding sequence ATGATAAGGACCCTATTTCTCTGTTTAGCCACCGTCTTGAGCGTCAGTTTGTCAGCTCAGGCGCAGGCCACCAAACCCTTTACCATAAAGGGCAAGGTTGAAAAAGCCACACCGGGTAGCTACGTATATCTGGAAGCAAATTCCCAGCCAACCCGCCGGATCGATTCGACCAAAATAGGCGCTGACAATACGTTCACGCTTAAGAATCAGGTGGCCGAGGGTGGCGAAGTGCTCGTCCTCAACGTGGGTGGGGGGCAAAAGCTGGCCCTGCTTGTTGAAGGAGGTGAAACCCTGAACGTAGTCGCCGATGGCTACCGCATGGATGCTAAAACCGGGCAGGTTGGTAAAGGCGTCGTAACGGGCTCCAAGAATATGGAGTATTACGAAAAACTGATGGCCCTGCGCACCGACATGGAGAAGCGCGTGGCTGCCTGGAATAAGCAAGTGGCCGCTGCCACCGAGAAAAAAGATAATAAGCGCATTGCCCAGATCGAACAGGAATACAACACCGCCGAACAGGAGGTAGTGAATAAGGTCAAAGCAATGCTGCCCGAAATGGGAACGTCGCTGGTTTCGTTGTTTGCCCTCAACTTTGTCAACATCGACACCGACTTTGACACCTACGAAGCCCTGGCGCAGCGCTTCCAGAAGGAAAACCCCAACAGCCCCCATGCCAAATCACTCATTGGCCGGGTAGCACGTATCAAAGGCGTAATGGTCGGTTCGGCCGCGCCGGAAATTACCCTCAGCGACACGACCGGCAATGCGGTCGCGCTGTCGTCGCTGCGTGGCAAATACGTGCTTATCGATTTCTGGGCATCATGGTGCGGTCCCTGTCGGGCCGAGAATCCCAATGTTGTTCGGATGTACAACAAGTTCAAAGACAAGGGATTTACCATTTATAGCGTCTCTCTCGATAAGACAAAAGCTGACTGGGAACGGGCTATCCGCAACGACAACTTACCCTGGACACACGTATCGGATTTAAAGTTCTGGCAATCGGCCGCGGCCCAGCAGTACGGTGTGCAGGCGATTCCCGCTACGTTTCTGCTGGATAAGGAAGGAAAAATTATCGCCAAAAATCTCCGTGGAGACGCTCTGGAACAAAAGCTCGAAGAGATTCTGAAATAA